DNA from Mucilaginibacter mallensis:
AGCAATGCCGATCCAAAGGCAACCTGGGTAATGCAGGGTTGGTTGTTTTATAACGACAGAAAATTTTGGAAAGCTCCGCAGATTAAAGCACTGCTGGATGCCGTACCTAATGAACACATGATCATCCTTGACCTTGCCGCTGAAATTGAACCGGTATGGAAACGCACCGATGCTTTTTACGGCAAACCATGGATCTGGAATATGCTACACAACTTTGGCGGCAATATTGTACTTTATGGCAGGATGGATGCGGTGGCCAATGGTCCGGCTGCAGCGTTGAAAGACCCGGCATCAAAACAACTGGAAGGTATAGGCCTAACAATGGAGGCTATTGAGCAGAACCCGGTGCTTTACGAGCTCATGACCAGCAATACATGGCAGAGCGAGCCCATCAACCTTGATGAATGGATAAAACAATACCAGCTTAACCGCTATGGCCATATTAATAAATACACACAACAAGCCTGGAAAGTAATGCGCGCCACTGTTTACAATGGCGGGGGCAATATAAGGGATGGCTCCGAGTCCATCATCACCGGCAGGCCAACGCTCGATTCAAATACTGTTTGGACGCACACTACGCTTAACTATAAACCAAAGGAATTTTTACCTGCCTGGGATGCGATGATGAAAGCTATCCCAAACTGCAGCAATAGCGATGGTTTCAGGTACGATCTGGTCGATGTAAGTCGCCAGGCACTTGCCAATTATGCATTGCCGTTGCAAAGCAAATGGGTAAATGCCTATCGCCAAAAAAATATAGCCGATTTTAGAAAATACAGCAGGCAATACCTGCAACTTATTAGTGATATGGATGCACTTTTAGCAACCCGTAAAGATTTCCTGCTTGGCCCGTGGCTGGCTGATGCCCGTAAACAAGGCAGTACCATAGCCGAGAAGGACCTGTATGAACGCAATGCCCGTGATCTAATCACCCTTTGGGGCGATGTAAATAGTCCGCTGCACGAGTACTCATGCAGGCAATGGAGCGGCTTGCTCAACGATTTCTATAAAGCCCGCTGGGAAAAGTTCTTTGCTTTGCTGGATAACGCGCTGCAGCAAGGCAAGGAGGCTGACATAAAAGGTTTTGGCAAATCGATAAGCCAATGGGAATGGCAGTGGGTAAACAGTCATAAAAGTTATCCTTTACAAACCACCGGTAGCAGCATAGTACAGGCAAATGCTATTTATAACAAATACCGTAAAATAATAGGCGTTGCCTACTAATAACCAATAATATTAAATGACAACACCCGCTATAACACAAACCCCTAAACGATTGGTATCGCTTGATGCCCTTCGCGGGTTTGATATGTTCTGGATCATGAGTGGCGAGCAGATCATCCATACGCTGGCAAAAGTTACGCAATGGCCTGTGCTGCTATGGTTCTCGGGCCAATTGCACCATACGGAATGGAACGGCATCACTTTTTATGATATGATTTTCCCGCTGTTCCTGTTCATCGCCGGGGTATCTATGCCTTACTCCATGAGTAATAAAATGGGTAAAGCAGGAGTGGAGTCAGCTGATCAATTGCCATCAAAAACCAAGCGGGGCATTTATCTATCCATGTTGCGGCGCACACTGATACTTATACTGCTGGGCATGGTGGTAAACGGTGCGCTAAAATTCAACGGGTATGAAAACACGCGCTTTGCCAGCGTATTAGGAAGGATAGGCCTGGCCTGGTTTTTTGCCGGTCTCATCTACCTCAATTTTAACCTGCGCGGGCAAATACTATGGCTTGGCGGTATCCTCATAGGCTATTGGGCAGCCATGTTATTTATCCCCGTGCCGGGCTATGGAGCAGGTGTGTTAACCATGCAGGGTTCACTCGAATCATATATTGACAGGTTGCTATTGCCCGGTCGTCTCCACGATAAAATACATGACCCGGAGGGAATACTTTCAACCATACCCGCTATAGGTACAGCATTGCTGGGTGTGTTTACAGGCAGTTTTTTAAAGTGGCAATCACCACGCTGGCCGATGTACAAAAAGGGCCTGCTGCTGTTTGGTGCAGGCTTGGTGTTAATTGCAATTGGTTCATTATGGGATTTGAATTTCCCTATTAATAAACGCTTATGGTCAAGCTCATTTGTGTTATATGTGGGCGGCTGGAGCCTCATCTTTTTATCGGTATTTTACCTGGTTATTGATGTAGCCGGGTTTAAGAAATGGGCCATCCCCTTTGTGTGGATAGGGACCAATTCTATATTGATATACCTGTGTTCAGAAGGCCTGGTTGATTTCGGTCATACTGCCGGATTTTTGTTAGGCGGCCTCGTTCACTTAACCCCGGTAGCATGGCAAGCCGTGTGGACTGCAGTAAGCGTTACCCTGGTACAACTCGTGTTTTTATACATCTTGTACCGCAATAAATTGTTTTTAAAAGTTTAGCCAATTATACCTACTTCTATGAAATATATTTCCAAAACAGCCCTTGCCGTTTTGTTATCCGTCTTTATCGGCATAACAGCATCGGCACAAGTAAAAACCTATAATATTAAAAATTATGGAGCCATAGCCGATGGCAAAACCAATAACACCGCGGCTATTCAAAAAGCTATTGATGAAGCATCAGCAAATGGCGGCGGTCGGGTTTTAGTTCCTGCCGGGAAGTTTGTTACCGGGGTGATCACCATCCAATCAAATATTGAATTGCACCTGGATAAGGACGCGTTCTTATTGGGAAGTACCATCCGTACTGATTATGGTGATGGCAAGGCTTCTCCACTAATTATAGCTAACCATCAACACCATATCGCCATAACCGGGCACGGTACTATTGATGGGCAGGGAGATAGCCTGTTAAAGGATATTTACCGCCGCTTAAATGCCGGTACTTTACAGGATACGGAATGGCGCAAGCCCAACCCATGGCATCAGATGAGGCCGACCGAAGACAACCGCCCCAAGCTTATCGAATTTAAAAACTGTGATGACATCCAGCTCAAAAACATCACCATTAAAAACGGTTTATGCTGGACACAGAATTACAAAAACTGCACAAACATGGTGATTGACAGCATGAAAGTAGAGAATGTTACTTACTGGAATAACGACGGGATAGATATTGTGGATTGCAAAAATGTAAAGCTCACCAACAGCTTTTTTAATGCTGCCGACGATGGCATCTGCCTTAAATCAGAAGATCCTGATGGTGCCTGCGAAAATGTTTACGTGGCAAATTGCAGGGTGCGCTCAAGTGCCAGCGCGGTAAAATTGGGTACCGGATCATTAGGAGGTTTTAAAAAAATCGCCATCAGGAATATCAGCGTATATGATACCTACCGCTCGGCTATAGCTATTGAAACTGTTGACGGTGGGGTATTGGAGGATGTGGACATACGCGACATCGTAGCTAAAAATACCGGCAATGCCATTGTAATAAGGCTTGGTCATCGTAACCAAAAGCGGCCTGCGGGTGTGCTGCGCAGGGTATATATAGGCAATGTAACAGTTGATGTACCGGCGGGTAAACCCGATGCGGGCTACCCTATAGAAGGGCCAATTGTTAGTGTGCCGCATAATGTTTTCCCGTCATCAATTACGGGTATTCCCGGCAGCAGGGCGCAGGATATCACGCTCGAGAATATCACCATTAACTATGCCGGAGGCGCAAAAAAAGAGGTGGCCAATTTTGGCATAGATAGCCTTGAAAAAGTGCCCGAAAAAATACGTGATTACCCGGAGTTCTCCATGTTTGGCGAATTACCTGCCTGGGGCTTTTACATCAGGCATGCCGATGGTATAAAAATTAAAAATATGGTACTCACCTGTAAAGGCACTGACTATCGCCCTGCTTTTATTGCCGATGATGTAAACGGGCTTAGTTTAAATGGCTTAAATATTCCGCAGGTAAAAACAAAACCGGTGATACTGCTTAACAAAGTAAGTGGTTTCGTTTCTGAAAATATCACGATCCCCGGCGGCGCTAAACAAAATATACAAGTTCAATAACCAATAGTTATAGCATTGTTACGTAAACGATTACGTAAATAAATGGCAGCGATAAATCATATTTCGCTGTAAATTTTATCAACTTTAAATTACCGATTAAAAACCCACAGTAAATGAACCATCTTTCAGGCTACGACTATACCGTTTTCTTCATTTACTTTATTGTAGTTACCAGCTATGGGTATTGGGTGTACCGTAATAAAAGATCGGCACACAGCAAAACAAAAGACTATTTCCTTGCTGAAGGCTCTCTCACCTGGTGGGCCATCGGGGCATCCATCATCGCGTCCAATATTTCAGCCGAGCATTTTATAGGCATGTCGGGCTCAGGCTTTGCAATGGGCCTGGCCATAGCCAGTTATGAATGGATGGCCGCCGCTACGCTCATTATTGTGGCTGTGTTCTTTCTGCCCATCTACATTAAAAATCACATTTATACCATGCCGCAGTTCCTGGCTAACAGGTATAATGATACGGTAAGTACTGTTCTGGCTGTTTTTTGGCTGTTGGTATACGTGTTTGTAAATCTCACTTCCATTTACTTTTTAGGTGCTGCCGCGATAGAAACCATCACCGGCATATCATTCAGCACCTGTATTGTGGCTTTGGGCATATTCTCCATCATTATTACGCTCGGCGGTATGAAGGTGATTGGTTATACCGATGTGATTCAGGTTTTTGTTTTAATTATGGGCGGCCTGGTTACCTGTTATCTTTCATTGCATTTAATAGCAGATAAATTGGGTGTAAAAACAGTATTTGATGCCCTGCCATTGCTAAAAAAGAACGCCGGTGACCATTTTCATATGATCTTTCCGCCCGGACATAAATATTATAATGACTTGCCGGGGATAGCCGTTTTGGCGGGCGGCCTGTGGATCAACAACCTTAACTATTGGGGCTGTAACCAATATATCATCCAGCGCGCCCTCGGTGCCGATCTGAAAACGGGCCGCAACGGGTTAATGTTCGCCGCCTTTTTAAAATTGCTGGTGCCCGTTATTGTGGTAATACCCGGCATTGCTGTTTATGTGCTATACAATCATGGCTTTTATCACCATGAAATGACAGATGCCGCAGGCACCCTGAAACCAGACCATGCTTACCCGGTTTTGATGAACCTGCTGCCAACCGGTCTTAAAGGATTAGCCTTTGCGGCGCTTACGGCTGCCATAGTAGCTTCATTAGCAGGCAAGTGCAATAGCATCGCTACCATTTTCACACTTGATATTTATAAGAAATTTTTGAATAAGGAAGCATCGGAGCAACGCATGGTAAATGTGGGGAGATGGGTGGTTATTGTAGCATCGCTTATTGCCATAGTAATAGCACCTGCCCTGCGCAGTTTCGACCAGGTTTACCAGTTCATACAGGAGTATGTAGGTTTTATATCGCCTGGCATACTGGCCATATTTCTACTTGGTTTTTTCTGGAAACGGACAACCTCAGGGGCAGCACTTACGGGGGCTGTGTTAACCATTCCGCTCTCCATACTATTTAAATTTTTGCCGCAGCTTACTGACGGATACATAGCCGCTATACCATTCTTAAACCGCATGACCTGGGTTTTCTTTATCGTTAGTGCCTTGATGGTGCTGATTACCCTGGCTGATAGCAGGAGCAAGCAGAATAAACAAATACTGCAAATCGATACTAAACTGTTCAGGGTAACCCCGGCTTTTACTATCTGTGCAGTTATTATTTGTGGCATCCTGGCGGCATTGTATACAGTTTTCTGGTAAGATATAACGGATAATAAAAAGAGTAATTCATTTAACAACAAAAAGCTATGACAAAACTAACAAAAGAGGAAATGTCTCCTTTACACAGCCTTGAAGATTGGGACGAGGATGTACTTAAAAGATATCCTGAAGCAGGCAAGCCAGCCAAAGAAAAAGATGCGTTCAGAAACTACGACAGCCCCGAGATAGACGGTGTACGTGAGTTTTACCGCCTTAATCATAAATATCAAACTTATGACAATGTTTTAGCCAAAAAGGCTAATTTTTTGAAGTTTGATAAGAAGGAGATGCCCTGGTGGACGGCAATGGAATATCTGAATACACTGATAGATGATTCGGATCCTGACCTGCAGCTCGACCAGCTACAACACCTGCTGCAAACTGCCGAGGCTATACGTGCCGACGGTCACCCGGACTGGTTTGTGCTTACAGGGTTTATACATGACCTTGGTAAGGTGCTTTGCCTGTTTGGCGAGCCGCAATGGAACGTTGTGGGCGATTCATACCCGGTAGGGTGTAAGTTTTCCGACAAGATCGTTTATCCGGAGTTTTTCGCTGATAACCCGGATAAGTATGATGAGCGTTACAATAGCCAATATGGTGTTTACTCGCATCATTGCGGGTTAGACAATATACATATGTCGTGGGGGCATGATGAATACCTGTATCATTTAACAAAAAACTACCTGCCCGAGCCAGCCTTGTATATGATCCGC
Protein-coding regions in this window:
- a CDS encoding alpha-N-acetylglucosaminidase, whose product is MKKNTHCLKFITGVLFAIFAVNTNVSAQVNIPASYALIKRVLPQRSSAFVVEPLAPEAKDAFEIESKNNKIILRGSNGVSVASALYYYLTQYCHCQVTWNGTNLNLPKVLPVVAQKIHKATPYNYRYYLNYCTFNYSMSWWGWDRWQKEIDWMALHGVNMPLALTGQEYTWYEVYKSMGFSDADLKDFFCGPAYFSWFWMGNLDGWGGPLPISWMQSHRDLQQKILRSERDLGMKPILQSFTGHVPPSFQKHYPASKLKKINWNNGFADTYILDTEDPLFAEIGRKFIETQTKLYGTDHLYSADTFNENEPPTNDTTYLSALSARVYQAMSNADPKATWVMQGWLFYNDRKFWKAPQIKALLDAVPNEHMIILDLAAEIEPVWKRTDAFYGKPWIWNMLHNFGGNIVLYGRMDAVANGPAAALKDPASKQLEGIGLTMEAIEQNPVLYELMTSNTWQSEPINLDEWIKQYQLNRYGHINKYTQQAWKVMRATVYNGGGNIRDGSESIITGRPTLDSNTVWTHTTLNYKPKEFLPAWDAMMKAIPNCSNSDGFRYDLVDVSRQALANYALPLQSKWVNAYRQKNIADFRKYSRQYLQLISDMDALLATRKDFLLGPWLADARKQGSTIAEKDLYERNARDLITLWGDVNSPLHEYSCRQWSGLLNDFYKARWEKFFALLDNALQQGKEADIKGFGKSISQWEWQWVNSHKSYPLQTTGSSIVQANAIYNKYRKIIGVAY
- a CDS encoding acyltransferase family protein; translated protein: MTTPAITQTPKRLVSLDALRGFDMFWIMSGEQIIHTLAKVTQWPVLLWFSGQLHHTEWNGITFYDMIFPLFLFIAGVSMPYSMSNKMGKAGVESADQLPSKTKRGIYLSMLRRTLILILLGMVVNGALKFNGYENTRFASVLGRIGLAWFFAGLIYLNFNLRGQILWLGGILIGYWAAMLFIPVPGYGAGVLTMQGSLESYIDRLLLPGRLHDKIHDPEGILSTIPAIGTALLGVFTGSFLKWQSPRWPMYKKGLLLFGAGLVLIAIGSLWDLNFPINKRLWSSSFVLYVGGWSLIFLSVFYLVIDVAGFKKWAIPFVWIGTNSILIYLCSEGLVDFGHTAGFLLGGLVHLTPVAWQAVWTAVSVTLVQLVFLYILYRNKLFLKV
- a CDS encoding glycoside hydrolase family 28 protein, encoding MKYISKTALAVLLSVFIGITASAQVKTYNIKNYGAIADGKTNNTAAIQKAIDEASANGGGRVLVPAGKFVTGVITIQSNIELHLDKDAFLLGSTIRTDYGDGKASPLIIANHQHHIAITGHGTIDGQGDSLLKDIYRRLNAGTLQDTEWRKPNPWHQMRPTEDNRPKLIEFKNCDDIQLKNITIKNGLCWTQNYKNCTNMVIDSMKVENVTYWNNDGIDIVDCKNVKLTNSFFNAADDGICLKSEDPDGACENVYVANCRVRSSASAVKLGTGSLGGFKKIAIRNISVYDTYRSAIAIETVDGGVLEDVDIRDIVAKNTGNAIVIRLGHRNQKRPAGVLRRVYIGNVTVDVPAGKPDAGYPIEGPIVSVPHNVFPSSITGIPGSRAQDITLENITINYAGGAKKEVANFGIDSLEKVPEKIRDYPEFSMFGELPAWGFYIRHADGIKIKNMVLTCKGTDYRPAFIADDVNGLSLNGLNIPQVKTKPVILLNKVSGFVSENITIPGGAKQNIQVQ
- a CDS encoding sodium/sugar symporter — protein: MNHLSGYDYTVFFIYFIVVTSYGYWVYRNKRSAHSKTKDYFLAEGSLTWWAIGASIIASNISAEHFIGMSGSGFAMGLAIASYEWMAAATLIIVAVFFLPIYIKNHIYTMPQFLANRYNDTVSTVLAVFWLLVYVFVNLTSIYFLGAAAIETITGISFSTCIVALGIFSIIITLGGMKVIGYTDVIQVFVLIMGGLVTCYLSLHLIADKLGVKTVFDALPLLKKNAGDHFHMIFPPGHKYYNDLPGIAVLAGGLWINNLNYWGCNQYIIQRALGADLKTGRNGLMFAAFLKLLVPVIVVIPGIAVYVLYNHGFYHHEMTDAAGTLKPDHAYPVLMNLLPTGLKGLAFAALTAAIVASLAGKCNSIATIFTLDIYKKFLNKEASEQRMVNVGRWVVIVASLIAIVIAPALRSFDQVYQFIQEYVGFISPGILAIFLLGFFWKRTTSGAALTGAVLTIPLSILFKFLPQLTDGYIAAIPFLNRMTWVFFIVSALMVLITLADSRSKQNKQILQIDTKLFRVTPAFTICAVIICGILAALYTVFW
- a CDS encoding inositol oxygenase family protein, whose product is MTKLTKEEMSPLHSLEDWDEDVLKRYPEAGKPAKEKDAFRNYDSPEIDGVREFYRLNHKYQTYDNVLAKKANFLKFDKKEMPWWTAMEYLNTLIDDSDPDLQLDQLQHLLQTAEAIRADGHPDWFVLTGFIHDLGKVLCLFGEPQWNVVGDSYPVGCKFSDKIVYPEFFADNPDKYDERYNSQYGVYSHHCGLDNIHMSWGHDEYLYHLTKNYLPEPALYMIRYHSFYSQHREHAYDHLLNAHDHEMFKWVDKFNPYDLYSKSPVTPVVSELKPYYEDLIAKYLPATVKL